One genomic window of Arthrobacter sp. KBS0703 includes the following:
- a CDS encoding fumarylacetoacetate hydrolase family protein: MTPVAPQRIARVRPLAPTAEPAAQLSTVPEQFFVANSAPDFGSDAGRLWTVVDSPFRGSPANANSTPRSGWEPGDTVSEEDFMFLAPSAPANVLGMAHNTGQAGRDLPAQAFHKAATSVIGPGEPIELMADVGVVEPEAELAVVVGRAAKRLTLDNARTAVLGYTIGNDVTARDLQKSDELWLSAKSRDTFTPVGPWIVTGLDDADLPIGIVHNGSALATASTADLGWKVDEILVYLSSFMTLHPGDLVLTGFPAATAPLRPGDTVTCRVGGIGQLTNPVTAAR, translated from the coding sequence ATGACCCCAGTTGCCCCGCAGCGGATCGCCCGCGTACGCCCGCTCGCCCCTACTGCCGAGCCCGCCGCCCAGCTCTCCACAGTCCCTGAGCAGTTCTTCGTCGCCAACAGCGCCCCTGATTTCGGCAGCGACGCCGGCCGGCTCTGGACCGTGGTCGATTCGCCGTTCCGGGGTTCGCCAGCCAACGCGAACAGCACGCCGCGCAGCGGATGGGAACCGGGCGACACCGTGAGCGAGGAAGACTTCATGTTCCTGGCGCCCAGCGCGCCGGCCAACGTGCTCGGCATGGCCCACAACACCGGACAGGCTGGCCGCGACCTGCCGGCACAGGCCTTCCACAAGGCCGCCACCAGCGTCATCGGCCCCGGCGAGCCGATCGAACTGATGGCCGACGTCGGAGTGGTGGAGCCGGAAGCGGAACTGGCCGTCGTCGTCGGCCGCGCGGCGAAGCGGCTGACGCTCGACAACGCACGGACCGCCGTGCTGGGTTACACGATTGGCAACGATGTGACGGCCCGGGACCTGCAGAAATCGGACGAGCTGTGGCTCAGCGCCAAGAGCCGGGACACGTTTACGCCGGTAGGCCCGTGGATCGTCACCGGGCTTGACGACGCCGACCTGCCCATTGGCATCGTCCACAACGGCTCCGCACTGGCCACGGCGAGCACCGCGGACCTGGGGTGGAAAGTGGACGAGATCCTGGTTTACCTGAGCTCGTTCATGACCCTTCACCCCGGAGACCTGGTTCTCACCGGCTTCCCGGCGGCCACCGCAC